A single region of the Salicibibacter cibi genome encodes:
- a CDS encoding helix-turn-helix transcriptional regulator yields MELTDRQERILEIVKNEGPITGEQIADHLSLTRATLRPDLAILTMVGFLGARPRVGYYFTGKTGAEVPLAEIKERKVGEYQSIPVVVGESDSVYDAISAMFLEDVGTLFVVDQTSQLAGVLSRKDLLRASIGKQDLESMPVSIIMTRMPNITVCKKDDLLIEAASLLIERQIDALPVVNGEDNHPYEVVGRVTKTTMTKALVDLVQSERPLGGGRS; encoded by the coding sequence ATCGAATTAACGGATCGGCAAGAACGGATTTTGGAAATCGTAAAAAATGAAGGTCCGATTACCGGTGAACAAATCGCGGACCACCTTTCCTTGACAAGAGCCACTCTGCGCCCTGATTTAGCCATCCTTACCATGGTCGGTTTTCTCGGCGCCAGACCGCGTGTCGGTTATTATTTTACGGGGAAAACAGGGGCAGAAGTTCCGCTTGCGGAAATAAAGGAACGAAAAGTGGGAGAGTACCAATCCATCCCGGTCGTTGTCGGGGAGTCTGACTCCGTATACGATGCAATAAGCGCAATGTTTCTCGAGGATGTGGGAACGTTATTTGTCGTTGATCAAACCTCGCAGCTGGCCGGGGTCCTCTCCCGGAAAGATTTGCTCCGGGCAAGCATCGGTAAACAAGACCTGGAATCGATGCCGGTGAGTATCATTATGACGCGGATGCCAAATATTACGGTCTGTAAAAAAGATGACTTGCTTATCGAGGCGGCAAGCCTGTTAATTGAACGGCAAATCGACGCGCTCCCTGTAGTGAATGGCGAGGATAATCATCCATACGAAGTCGTTGGCCGTGTCACGAAAACAACAATGACGAAAGCGCTCGTTGATTTAGTGCAATCCGAGCGCCCATTGGGAGGTGGTCGTTCATGA